The proteins below are encoded in one region of Carettochelys insculpta isolate YL-2023 chromosome 14, ASM3395843v1, whole genome shotgun sequence:
- the LOC142020808 gene encoding cadherin-1-like, whose product MHCSMLCLLVLLGQDFLPCTEADGLWSRQKRDSVIPPINLPENERGPYPKLVAQDSPTGAGAEVLVFPESHPGRKRQKRDWVIPPINCPENERGPFPKPLVQIKSNKDRETKIFYSITGQGADEPPVGVFTIERETGWLKVTKPLDREDISSYAIFSHAVSANGQLMEEPMEIIITVSDQNDNRPQFTQEVFTGSVEEGAKPGTPVMQVTATDADDSVNTFNGVIAFSILQQIPEEPHKQMFTINSDNGIISVIAPGLDRETVPQYRLVVQAADLQGEGYTTTATAVIKVQGTGTAVSSNLTAHVLNSLTGQPAAGLATRLSHLEGPELQWLELMKSSTDKDGRCPLFLAAAQAGTYKLHFDTGAYWKHLGYTSFYPYVEVVFTLTEQSQTQRIPLLISPFAYTTYRES is encoded by the exons ATGCACTGCTCCATGCTCTGCCTCCTCGTCCTGCTCGGGCAG GACTTTCTCCCATGCACGGAGGCAGATGGGCTGTGGAGCCGGCAGAAGAGGGACTCGGTCATCCCTCCAATCAACTTACCTGAGAATGAGAGGGGACCCTACCCCAAGCTGGTGGCTCAG GACTCCCCCACCGGCGCCGGGGCGGAGGTGCTGGTCTTCCCCGAGTCTCACCCTGGCCGGAAGAGGCAGAAGAGGGACTGGGTCATCCCCCCAATCAACTGCCCTGAGAACGAGAGGGGGCCCTTCCCCAAGCCGCTGGTGCAG ATCAAATCCAACAAGGACCGAGAGACCAAGATTTTCTACAGCATCACAGGGCAGGGCGCAGACGAGCCCCCCGTGGGCGTCTTCACCATCGAAAGGGAGACGGGGTGGCTGAAGGTGACGAAGCCGCTGGACAGAGAGGACATTAGCAGCTACGCT ATCTTTTCCCACGCTGTGTCTGCAAACGGGCAGCTGATGGAGGAACCCATGGAGATCATCATCACTGTGAGCGACCAGAACGACAACCGGCCGCAGTTCACCCAGGAGGTCTTCACGGGCTCCGTAGAGGAAGGAGCAAAGCCAG GCACCCCCGTGATGCAGGTGACGGCCACGGACGCAGACGACAGCGTGAACACCTTCAACGGGGTCATTGCGTTCTCCATCCTGCAGCAGATACCTGAAGAGCCTCATAAGCAGATGTTCACCATCAACTCTGATAACGGCATCATCAGCGTGATCGCACCTGGGCTGGACCGAGAG ACCGTCCCCCAGTACAGGCTGGTAGTGCAGGCTGCGGATCTGCAGGGGGAGGGCTACACCACCACGGCCACTGCTGTCATCAAGGTGCAG ggcacaggcacaGCTGTGAGCAGCAACCTGACCGCCCATGTGCTGAACAGCCTGacgggccagccagcagcaggcctggccaCGCGCCTCTCCCACCTCGAAGGCCCcgagctgcagtggctggagctgatgAAGAG CTCTACCGACAAGGATGGGCGCTGCCCGCTGTTCCTGGCTGCGGCGCAGGCTGGCACATACAAGCTGCACTTTGACACTGGGGCTTACTGGAAGCACCTGGGGTACACCAGCTTCTACCCCTATGTGGAG GTTGTCTTCACCCTCACGGAACAAAGCCAAACGCAGCGCATCCCCCTGCTCATCAGCCCCTTCGCCTACACCACCTACCGGGAGAGCTAG